The Collibacillus ludicampi region CCGCTTCGATAATACCGGCGGCCTGCGACGTGGAGCCACTGGCATCTTGCGTGGAAAATCGTTTCGTAGACCTGCCCTGTGGCAAATGATTAATAAATGTGGTTATATCTACTCGTGACACAGGTCGTCCGTCTTCCGCACGCACTTTGACCGCCGTCCGGTCGGTAATGCAATATTCACGTCCGTCCCCACCGATATGATCGTACACACCGCGTTCGATCGCTTGTAATAACGTGGATTTGCCGTGATATCCACCCCCAACGATCAGCGTGACTCCTTCCGGGATCCCCATCCCTTTCACTGTACACCCGTTTGGCAATTCCATCTCCACCTCTAAAGAAGGGGGCGAATGAAAGGGTACGGCATTTTCTTTCATCGGGAGGTCGCTTCTTCCCGATTCCCGCGCTAAAAGCGATCCGTTCGCAATGAAAGCCACGAGTTTTTTCTCTTTGAGTTGGCGGCGAATCGCATCCTGTTCCTCCAACAAGTTGATGTGCTTCTTCAATTGTTCCTGAGAAATATTCCGCCAATTCAACGCCTGGTCTACCAAGTAAATGAGATCTTCACAAAATATGCGTTCCGCTGCTTTGGCAAAAATACGCCTTCCCTTTGCCGGAAGTTCCACGGTGAGACGCGCTTCCACCCCTCCGTCTCGGTTCAGAGTCATCGCGCTGCGCGTAAGCACAGTCTGCCCTGGGCGTTCAATGCGAATCTCCGCGAACGCTTTCCCTTTCGATTTCGCTCTCTTCTCACGGATCAATTGATCGACACGACGAATGAGAAAATCTTCCGTTCCACGAATCGTAATAGCATTCGCGAGCAAATCATCGGGAAATGAAGTAAACGAACGGGGAACCTCAATGCGTATGCGTGAAGGAGGAGCAAACGGATCCGCCTGTACATGCTCGATATGTAGGGCAAAAGGCCCAAAATCATATGTATCTCGAATCTCTTTGTAAGCACCATACCCTTTTCCGTCAATGGAGCGAAGGATACGTAAAAATGCTGCTTTGCTTTCCATCAGTTTCTCCCTTTCTTGCACAACATCGATAGGCACATTATACCATTAAACATGAATCCGTTTCTGGATTGTCTCGATGGTTCAACGAAAGAGGAGAGATGATACTTCCATCCAATAGACTTCCTAAAAATGAATCACCTCGGAATCCATCGGTTGGTGTCGTTCCATCACTTGTTTTGCACGCAAGCGTACTCCATCGATTTCTTCTTCTGAGAGCGCTTTTTCATAAGAACGAAGTCCGGCCAGTCGGAACCCGTGTTTTTCCCCTAATCGATTGATCTCTTGTACTTGTTCAATCGTGATTTCCCTTCCCAAAGTAAAGCATTCGTACCGCCTTTCCAACGCGAGAATCATCGTTTCTGCCATACATGCGTAAACGATCCCGTGTGGCAGGCCAAAACGCAAATCGCTCTCGTACGATCCCGGTACTTCAACGAGACCTCCTTCAATCACCAGCACGTCATTGCGTACTTCCGCAACCTGACGCGCCACATCACGTGGTCGTGCAACATCACACACCACCGCTCCTGGTTTCAGATCCGAAGGATGAATGAGAACATCCGGACTGCCCGATACGGTGATCACGAAGTCGGCCCGCCGTACCGC contains the following coding sequences:
- a CDS encoding ABC-ATPase domain-containing protein, whose product is MESKAAFLRILRSIDGKGYGAYKEIRDTYDFGPFALHIEHVQADPFAPPSRIRIEVPRSFTSFPDDLLANAITIRGTEDFLIRRVDQLIREKRAKSKGKAFAEIRIERPGQTVLTRSAMTLNRDGGVEARLTVELPAKGRRIFAKAAERIFCEDLIYLVDQALNWRNISQEQLKKHINLLEEQDAIRRQLKEKKLVAFIANGSLLARESGRSDLPMKENAVPFHSPPSLEVEMELPNGCTVKGMGIPEGVTLIVGGGYHGKSTLLQAIERGVYDHIGGDGREYCITDRTAVKVRAEDGRPVSRVDITTFINHLPQGRSTKRFSTQDASGSTSQAAGIIEAVEMGARCLLMDEDTCATNFMIRDARMQELITKEQEPITPFLDRVREFYEVAGVSTILVLGGAGDYLDVADRVIAMHEYRPSDVTAQAKEIATRLPTRRKREKIEPYMPSQPRYPLPEGLSAFKGEREKAEAKGLATILYGKEIIDLSGVSQLVEESQTRAIAHAIRYAVNHYIDGTLTLQEVIARVMRDLEKEGFQVISPFANSVPGQYAMPRPFELAAALNRLPSLRIK